Proteins encoded in a region of the Paucidesulfovibrio longus DSM 6739 genome:
- the cmk gene encoding (d)CMP kinase: MERIVVTLDGPAGVGKSSMARELSEALAIPYLDTGAMFRAVAWKLGEGSWDWDEERLRAALKDVSFELHGSGGSSGLSLNGALIGDEIRSERVGMWASNVARLPVVREYMKAAQRAIGERSSLVAEGRDMGSVVFPRATVKFFLDADVRERARRRYEQLREMNEPADMDDLAESIRARDEQDRNRAVAPLRPAEDAVLVDTTHINKEQVAALLLSAVRERVGG; the protein is encoded by the coding sequence ATGGAGCGCATCGTCGTCACCCTGGACGGGCCTGCGGGCGTGGGCAAGTCCAGCATGGCCAGGGAACTCTCCGAAGCCCTGGCCATTCCCTACCTGGACACCGGGGCCATGTTCCGGGCCGTGGCCTGGAAGCTGGGCGAAGGCTCCTGGGACTGGGACGAGGAGCGGCTGCGCGCGGCCCTCAAGGACGTTTCCTTCGAGCTGCACGGCTCCGGCGGCTCGTCCGGCCTGAGCCTGAACGGAGCGCTGATCGGCGACGAGATCCGTTCCGAGCGGGTTGGCATGTGGGCCTCCAACGTGGCCCGGCTCCCGGTGGTCCGCGAGTACATGAAGGCGGCGCAGCGCGCCATCGGAGAGCGCTCCTCCCTGGTGGCCGAAGGGCGCGACATGGGCAGCGTGGTCTTTCCGCGGGCCACGGTGAAGTTCTTTCTCGACGCGGACGTGCGCGAGCGCGCCCGCAGGCGCTACGAGCAGCTGCGGGAAATGAACGAGCCCGCGGACATGGACGATCTGGCCGAGAGCATCCGCGCGCGCGACGAGCAGGACCGCAACCGGGCCGTGGCCCCGCTGCGCCCGGCCGAGGACGCCGTGCTCGTGGACACCACGCACATCAATAAAGAGCAGGTCGCGGCCCTGCTGCTCAGCGCGGTGCGGGAGCGCGTCGGCGGGTAG
- a CDS encoding CinA family protein, with product MNVDLMETVAEVGDTLREKRWKLATAESCTGGLVAAACTSVPGSSDWFAGSVVAYSNNVKMALLGVAGDLLTRVGAVSEEVVTIMAPAVMRTVGAHVSIAVSGIAGPDGGTEDKPVGTVWMAWANQEGELRTELFHFEGDREQVREQAVVAALEGLRSFLR from the coding sequence ATGAATGTCGACCTGATGGAAACGGTCGCCGAAGTCGGCGACACTTTGCGCGAAAAGCGCTGGAAACTGGCCACTGCCGAGTCCTGCACGGGCGGGCTCGTGGCGGCCGCCTGCACGAGCGTGCCGGGCAGCTCGGACTGGTTCGCCGGTTCCGTGGTGGCCTATTCGAATAACGTCAAGATGGCCCTGCTCGGCGTTGCGGGAGACCTGCTCACCCGCGTGGGCGCGGTCAGCGAGGAAGTGGTCACGATCATGGCCCCGGCGGTCATGCGCACGGTGGGTGCGCACGTCTCCATCGCGGTGTCCGGCATTGCCGGGCCGGACGGTGGCACGGAGGACAAGCCCGTGGGCACGGTCTGGATGGCCTGGGCCAACCAGGAAGGCGAGCTGCGGACCGAACTGTTCCACTTCGAGGGCGACAGGGAACAGGTGCGCGAGCAAGCCGTGGTCGCGGCCCTGGAAGGGCTGCGCTCCTTCCTGCGCTAG
- a CDS encoding ATP-binding cassette domain-containing protein, translating into MALLSAKNLGISFGGPLLLDNVSFQIEEGQRVCIVGRNGQGKSTLLRLLSGDLTPDSGEIVRSQGVSVARLSQKVPENVTGSVYEVVTGGLGELGRALADHHAASERIADPDAGELERETALARLPEIESRLERLGGWEALSTVDAVLSRLSLDPAPRFETLSGGLKRRTLLARCLAGAPDVLLLDEPTNHLDIESIAWLEQFLLRHVRTLVFITHDRMFLRRVASRIIELDRGRLADWTCDYDTFLERRDALLEIEEKQQAEFDKKLAREEAWIRQGIKARRTRNEGRVRALEQLRRERSQRRERLGKADIQVQEAGRSGKVVARAEDVSFSWGEKPVFAHLTTSIMRGDRVGLIGPNGAGKTTLIQVLLGKLAPTSGSVRLGTGLEIAYFDQHREELDPDKTVRDSVADGNDFVTIGENRKHVMGYLKSFLFEPDRANCPVRLLSGGERNRLLLARLFTRPANLLVMDEPTNDLDAETLELLEDRLLEFQGTVIIVSHDRAFLNNVVTSTLALEGEGRVAEYVGGYDDWLRQRPQPEAEKAKAAKAEAKAAAKTAADADKAKSEGKPRKLSFKEQREKVALAEELAALPGRIEELEARIEAAHAEMSSPEFYKRPAQEITQAQDGLAALEAELETAFARWEEAEARQAELGGE; encoded by the coding sequence ATGGCATTGCTTAGCGCAAAGAATCTCGGCATCTCCTTCGGCGGCCCCCTGCTCCTCGACAACGTCTCCTTCCAGATCGAGGAAGGGCAGCGGGTCTGCATCGTTGGCCGCAACGGCCAGGGCAAGTCCACCCTGCTGCGGCTGCTCTCCGGCGACCTGACCCCGGACAGCGGCGAGATCGTCCGCTCCCAGGGCGTGAGCGTGGCCCGGCTTTCCCAGAAGGTGCCGGAAAACGTCACCGGCTCGGTGTACGAGGTGGTCACGGGCGGCCTGGGCGAGCTGGGCCGGGCACTGGCCGACCACCACGCCGCCAGCGAACGCATCGCGGACCCGGACGCCGGAGAGCTGGAACGCGAAACCGCCCTGGCCCGGCTGCCGGAAATCGAATCCAGGCTGGAACGGCTCGGCGGCTGGGAGGCCCTTTCCACGGTGGACGCGGTGCTCTCGCGCCTGAGCCTGGACCCGGCCCCGCGCTTCGAGACGCTTTCCGGCGGGCTCAAGCGCCGCACGCTGCTGGCGCGCTGCCTTGCGGGCGCGCCGGACGTGCTCCTGCTGGACGAGCCCACCAACCACCTGGACATCGAATCCATCGCCTGGCTGGAGCAGTTCCTGCTCCGCCACGTGCGCACGCTCGTCTTCATCACCCACGACCGCATGTTTCTGCGCCGCGTGGCCTCGCGGATCATCGAACTGGACCGGGGCCGTCTCGCGGACTGGACCTGCGACTACGACACGTTTCTGGAGCGACGCGACGCGCTCCTGGAGATCGAGGAGAAGCAGCAGGCCGAGTTCGACAAGAAGCTCGCCCGCGAGGAAGCCTGGATCCGGCAAGGCATCAAGGCCCGCCGCACGCGCAACGAAGGCCGGGTGCGCGCGCTGGAACAGCTCCGGCGCGAACGCAGCCAGCGCCGCGAGCGCCTGGGCAAGGCCGACATCCAGGTTCAGGAGGCCGGGCGGTCCGGCAAGGTCGTGGCCAGGGCCGAGGATGTTTCCTTCTCCTGGGGCGAAAAGCCCGTGTTCGCCCACCTGACCACCTCGATCATGCGCGGCGACCGGGTGGGCCTCATCGGTCCCAACGGCGCGGGCAAGACCACGCTGATCCAGGTGCTGCTGGGCAAGCTCGCGCCCACTTCCGGCAGCGTGCGCCTGGGCACCGGCCTGGAAATCGCCTACTTCGACCAGCACCGCGAGGAGCTGGACCCGGACAAGACCGTGCGCGACAGCGTGGCCGACGGCAACGACTTCGTGACCATCGGCGAGAACCGGAAGCACGTCATGGGCTATCTGAAAAGCTTTCTCTTCGAGCCGGACCGCGCCAACTGCCCGGTGCGGCTGCTCTCCGGCGGCGAGCGCAACCGTCTGCTCCTGGCCCGGCTCTTCACCCGGCCCGCCAACCTGCTGGTCATGGACGAACCCACCAACGACCTGGACGCCGAAACCCTGGAGCTGCTGGAAGACCGGCTCCTGGAATTCCAGGGCACCGTGATCATCGTCAGCCACGACCGCGCCTTCCTGAACAACGTCGTCACCAGCACCCTGGCCCTCGAAGGCGAAGGCCGCGTGGCCGAATATGTGGGCGGCTACGACGACTGGCTGCGCCAGCGGCCCCAGCCCGAAGCGGAAAAGGCCAAGGCCGCAAAGGCCGAGGCCAAGGCCGCGGCAAAGACCGCTGCGGACGCGGACAAAGCCAAGAGCGAGGGCAAGCCGCGCAAGCTGAGCTTCAAGGAACAGCGCGAAAAGGTCGCCCTGGCCGAGGAGCTGGCTGCCCTGCCCGGACGCATCGAGGAATTGGAAGCGCGCATCGAGGCCGCCCACGCCGAGATGTCCTCGCCGGAGTTCTACAAGCGCCCTGCGCAGGAAATCACCCAGGCCCAGGACGGGCTGGCCGCGCTGGAGGCGGAGCTGGAAACCGCCTTTGCCCGCTGGGAAGAGGCCGAGGCGCGGCAGGCCGAGCTGGGCGGAGAATAA
- a CDS encoding universal stress protein: protein MPDIKKILCAVDFSEHSGNVAAYARTLAEAFDADIVCIYVAPSLSQYVGFKVPASSIDEFVGEIVSGAESTMEEFLGKHFSGLNAAGKVATGYAAEEVLQYALEEKVDMIVMGTHGRKGIDRILFGSVAEKVVKSAKCPVVTVRPSLAVA from the coding sequence ATGCCCGATATCAAGAAGATTCTCTGTGCGGTGGATTTTTCCGAGCACAGCGGCAATGTGGCCGCCTATGCCCGCACCCTGGCCGAGGCCTTTGATGCGGACATCGTCTGCATCTACGTGGCTCCGAGCCTGAGCCAGTACGTGGGATTCAAGGTTCCCGCCAGCTCCATCGACGAGTTCGTGGGCGAGATCGTTTCCGGGGCCGAATCCACCATGGAGGAATTCCTCGGCAAGCACTTCTCCGGGCTGAACGCCGCGGGCAAGGTCGCCACGGGCTACGCCGCCGAAGAGGTGCTGCAGTACGCCCTGGAGGAGAAGGTGGACATGATCGTCATGGGCACCCACGGCCGCAAGGGCATCGACCGCATTCTTTTCGGCTCGGTGGCCGAGAAGGTCGTCAAGTCCGCCAAGTGCCCGGTGGTCACGGTCCGGCCCAGCCTGGCCGTTGCCTAG
- the rimO gene encoding 30S ribosomal protein S12 methylthiotransferase RimO — MNSETLKVHAVSLGCPKNRVDTERLLGSLGPAVVPAGNPEFADLVLINTCGFIRPAVEESVDAILAVQENIADLDPRPVLAVAGCLVSRYGEELMREMPEVDIWLNTRELDRWPDLVREALAREADPDMPRRLSTGPAYAYLKVGEGCSHNCAFCTIPSIRGPHVSFGLESLVMEAEDLVEQGVPELVLVGQDVTAYGSDLPARLQWDLRALVDRLLPIQGLEWLRLMYLYPAGLTDELLAFLASAGRPLLPYFDIPLQHAHPDVLKSMGRPFARDPRRVIDRVRKHFDAPALRTSIIVGYPGETDAHFDALCDFVRETRFTHLGVFAYEAEEGTPAAELPNPVPEGVMEARREELMRIQAGISEENLQQYVGESIDVLVEAPHEDWPGLYTGRAWFQAPEVDGVVYVSAEPGDVFLPGRIVKAEVQEAKTYDLVALI, encoded by the coding sequence ATGAACAGCGAAACCCTGAAAGTGCATGCGGTAAGTCTCGGCTGCCCCAAGAACCGGGTGGACACGGAGCGGCTTCTCGGCAGTCTCGGCCCGGCCGTGGTTCCGGCGGGCAATCCGGAATTCGCCGACCTGGTGCTCATCAATACCTGCGGATTCATCCGCCCGGCCGTGGAGGAGTCCGTGGACGCCATCCTGGCCGTGCAGGAAAACATCGCGGACCTGGACCCGCGCCCCGTGCTGGCCGTGGCGGGCTGCCTCGTCAGCCGCTACGGCGAGGAGCTGATGCGCGAGATGCCCGAGGTGGACATCTGGCTGAACACCCGCGAGCTCGACCGCTGGCCCGACCTCGTGCGCGAGGCCCTGGCCCGCGAGGCCGACCCGGACATGCCGCGCCGGCTCTCCACAGGCCCGGCCTACGCCTACCTCAAGGTCGGCGAGGGCTGCTCCCACAACTGCGCCTTCTGCACCATTCCCTCCATCCGGGGGCCGCACGTCAGCTTCGGACTGGAGAGCCTGGTCATGGAGGCCGAGGATCTCGTGGAGCAGGGCGTGCCGGAGCTGGTGCTCGTGGGCCAGGACGTGACCGCCTACGGCAGCGACCTGCCCGCACGGCTGCAATGGGATCTGCGCGCCCTGGTGGACCGCCTCCTGCCCATCCAGGGCCTGGAGTGGCTGCGGCTGATGTATCTCTACCCCGCGGGGCTCACGGACGAGCTGCTCGCCTTCCTGGCCTCGGCGGGCCGCCCGCTGCTGCCGTATTTCGACATCCCGCTCCAGCACGCCCACCCGGACGTGCTCAAGAGCATGGGCCGCCCCTTCGCGCGCGACCCGCGCCGCGTCATCGACCGGGTCCGCAAGCATTTCGACGCCCCGGCCCTGCGCACGAGCATCATCGTGGGCTATCCGGGCGAGACGGACGCGCACTTCGACGCGCTCTGCGATTTCGTGCGCGAGACGCGCTTCACGCATCTGGGCGTCTTCGCCTACGAGGCCGAGGAAGGCACTCCCGCTGCGGAACTGCCGAACCCCGTGCCCGAAGGGGTCATGGAGGCGCGCCGCGAGGAGCTGATGCGCATCCAGGCCGGGATCAGCGAGGAGAATCTCCAGCAATACGTTGGCGAGAGCATCGACGTGCTCGTGGAGGCGCCGCACGAGGATTGGCCGGGACTGTACACGGGCCGGGCCTGGTTCCAGGCTCCGGAGGTGGACGGCGTGGTCTACGTCAGCGCCGAGCCGGGCGACGTGTTCCTGCCGGGCCGCATCGTCAAGGCCGAGGTCCAGGAGGCCAAGACCTATGATCTGGTGGCCCTGATCTAG
- the thpR gene encoding RNA 2',3'-cyclic phosphodiesterase: MTDQTAVFRLFAGVPLSDECKAVSAELLQRLREPGGPLRGARVSCPPPEKQHLTLKFLGDTPGGRIESVLAVLGAVDFTPFALSLADAGFFPDMTRPRVLWAGVAQGAARLAALAARVNEALAPLGFAPEKRPYRAHLTLGRVREQGTADWAETRRMVAECAWPEMLVSRFVLWKSELGPGGPVYTPLLECPAEGTSRKVAL, from the coding sequence ATGACCGATCAGACCGCCGTGTTCAGATTGTTCGCGGGCGTGCCCCTGTCCGACGAATGCAAAGCCGTCTCCGCGGAGCTGCTGCAAAGGCTGCGCGAGCCGGGCGGGCCGCTGCGGGGGGCGCGCGTTTCCTGCCCGCCGCCGGAAAAACAGCACCTGACCCTGAAATTTCTCGGCGACACGCCGGGCGGCCGGATCGAATCCGTGCTCGCGGTCCTGGGCGCGGTCGATTTCACGCCCTTTGCCCTCTCCCTGGCCGATGCCGGATTTTTTCCGGACATGACCCGGCCCCGCGTGCTCTGGGCGGGAGTCGCCCAGGGGGCCGCACGCCTGGCGGCCCTGGCCGCGCGCGTCAACGAGGCTCTCGCGCCGTTGGGCTTCGCCCCGGAAAAAAGGCCCTACCGAGCGCATCTGACCCTGGGGCGCGTGCGCGAGCAGGGAACCGCGGACTGGGCCGAGACGCGGCGCATGGTGGCGGAATGCGCCTGGCCGGAAATGCTGGTGTCGCGTTTCGTGCTCTGGAAGTCCGAGCTGGGACCGGGCGGGCCGGTTTATACGCCTTTGTTGGAATGTCCGGCTGAGGGAACATCGCGCAAAGTAGCATTGTGA
- a CDS encoding flagellar assembly protein FliX, with the protein MKIHPDQIEGVRQSQQQQQADKAKQTTKAFGDVLGQEVAKTGEASSASGVMSLAPLAGVNPLLNVQAVQQVQSVDTEQAAAKVDDVLDRVEDYAAKLRGVAPDGSGLREAHAALQDMQGQVDGLKDVAKNQPGLQSIVNELDVLTRTEQFKFNRGDYLV; encoded by the coding sequence ATGAAGATCCATCCTGATCAGATCGAGGGCGTCCGCCAATCGCAGCAACAGCAGCAGGCGGACAAGGCCAAGCAGACCACCAAGGCGTTCGGCGACGTGCTCGGACAGGAGGTGGCCAAGACCGGGGAAGCCTCTTCGGCTTCCGGGGTCATGTCCCTCGCCCCGCTTGCGGGCGTCAATCCGCTCCTGAACGTCCAGGCCGTGCAGCAGGTTCAGTCCGTGGACACCGAGCAGGCCGCCGCCAAGGTGGACGACGTGCTCGACCGGGTCGAGGACTACGCGGCCAAGCTGCGCGGAGTGGCTCCGGACGGCAGCGGGCTGCGCGAGGCCCACGCCGCGCTCCAGGACATGCAGGGACAGGTGGACGGACTCAAGGACGTCGCCAAGAACCAGCCGGGACTGCAAAGCATCGTCAACGAACTCGATGTGCTCACGCGAACCGAGCAGTTCAAGTTCAACCGGGGGGATTACCTGGTTTAG
- the serS gene encoding serine--tRNA ligase — MLDLKFVRNNLDTVREALKRRNAKLDVQEFASLDEKRRALTQDVETLKAERNQTSAEVAQKKRAKEDASELIASMSAVGERIKELDAALAEVEELETQWLLTCPNIPHESTPLGASEEDNPEVRRWGTPRAFDFPIKEHWELGADLGLLDFERAAKLAGARFAVTYGSLARLERALAMWMLDVHVTENGLIEAVPPFMVNRATMQGTGQLPKFEEDLFRVDFKDFYLIPTAEVPLTNLYAGEVMDEADLPRGFCAWTPCFRSEAGSYGKDTKGLIRQHQFHKVEMVYFAHPDNSYEVLEKMTAQAGSLLERLNLPYRVITLCTGDMGFSATKTYDLEVWLPGQDKYREISSCSNTEDFQARRANIKFQPKDSKKKAYVHTLNGSGLAVGRTLVAVLENYQQADGSVVIPEALRPYMGGLECIEPK, encoded by the coding sequence ATGCTGGACCTGAAATTTGTTCGCAACAACCTGGACACCGTGCGCGAGGCGCTCAAACGGCGCAACGCCAAGCTCGACGTCCAGGAATTCGCCTCCCTGGACGAGAAGCGCCGCGCCCTGACCCAGGACGTGGAGACGCTCAAGGCCGAGCGCAACCAGACCTCCGCCGAGGTCGCCCAGAAGAAGCGCGCCAAGGAAGACGCCTCCGAACTCATCGCGAGCATGTCCGCCGTGGGCGAGCGCATCAAGGAACTGGACGCGGCCCTGGCCGAGGTCGAGGAACTGGAAACCCAGTGGCTGCTGACCTGCCCGAACATTCCCCACGAGTCCACCCCGCTGGGCGCGAGCGAGGAAGACAATCCGGAAGTGCGCCGCTGGGGCACGCCCCGCGCCTTCGACTTTCCCATCAAGGAACACTGGGAGCTGGGCGCGGACCTGGGCCTGCTCGACTTCGAGCGCGCCGCCAAGCTCGCCGGAGCGCGCTTCGCCGTGACCTACGGCTCCCTCGCCCGGCTGGAGCGCGCCCTGGCCATGTGGATGCTCGACGTGCACGTGACCGAGAACGGCCTGATCGAGGCGGTGCCGCCGTTCATGGTCAACCGCGCCACCATGCAGGGCACGGGCCAGCTGCCCAAGTTCGAGGAAGACCTCTTCCGCGTGGACTTCAAGGATTTCTACCTCATCCCCACGGCCGAAGTGCCCCTGACCAACCTCTACGCGGGCGAGGTCATGGACGAGGCCGACCTGCCCAGGGGCTTTTGCGCCTGGACCCCCTGCTTCCGTTCCGAGGCCGGCTCCTACGGCAAGGACACCAAGGGCCTGATCCGCCAGCACCAGTTCCACAAGGTCGAGATGGTCTATTTCGCGCACCCGGACAATTCCTACGAGGTGCTGGAAAAAATGACCGCCCAGGCCGGAAGCCTCCTGGAACGGCTGAACCTGCCCTACCGGGTCATCACCCTCTGCACCGGGGACATGGGCTTCTCCGCCACCAAGACCTACGACCTGGAAGTCTGGCTGCCCGGCCAGGACAAATACCGAGAAATCTCCTCCTGCTCGAACACCGAGGATTTCCAGGCCCGACGCGCGAACATCAAGTTCCAGCCCAAGGACTCCAAGAAAAAAGCCTACGTGCACACCCTGAACGGATCGGGTCTGGCCGTGGGCCGCACTTTGGTGGCCGTGCTGGAGAACTACCAGCAGGCCGACGGCTCCGTCGTGATCCCGGAGGCGCTGCGCCCGTACATGGGCGGGCTGGAGTGCATCGAGCCGAAGTAG
- the hisC gene encoding histidinol-phosphate transaminase, with the protein MKERVRRQILDFKPYAPGLTLEDIREKYGVEQVIKLASNENPLGVSPVVQKILGRKAAEAFRYPQNHSPRLCAALGGLLGVDPEMVVVGNGSDEIIDMLFRVVAEPGRDSVLCYEHCFSMYRMCAKLCGVDYREAPRAPGLNLPLDALAEAADENTALVIVTSPDNPTGLAATADELEKLARALPDGTLLVVDGAYAEFARPAEEYELAGRLADLENVVLLRTFSKAYGLAGLRLGYGVMPTWLASYLRRARIPFTVNLPAEAAGLAALEDTVFLNETLRVVFEGRDYLAGELAALGCEVTPSQSNFLMFKPPCDANELFEGLLRRGIIVRPLKSFGLPERIRVNVGTDRENKAFVAALKELL; encoded by the coding sequence ATGAAAGAGCGCGTGCGCAGGCAGATCCTGGATTTCAAGCCGTATGCGCCGGGGCTGACCCTGGAGGACATCCGGGAGAAGTACGGCGTGGAACAGGTCATCAAGCTGGCCAGCAACGAAAACCCACTCGGGGTTTCGCCCGTGGTGCAGAAAATCCTGGGCCGCAAGGCGGCCGAGGCTTTCCGCTACCCGCAGAACCATTCCCCGCGCCTTTGCGCGGCCCTGGGCGGGCTGCTGGGCGTGGACCCGGAAATGGTCGTGGTCGGCAACGGCTCGGACGAGATCATCGACATGCTCTTCCGCGTGGTGGCCGAGCCTGGGCGCGACAGCGTGCTCTGCTACGAGCACTGCTTCAGCATGTACCGCATGTGCGCCAAGCTCTGCGGCGTGGACTACCGCGAGGCGCCGCGCGCGCCGGGACTGAACCTGCCCCTGGACGCCCTGGCCGAGGCCGCCGACGAGAACACCGCCCTGGTCATCGTGACCAGCCCGGACAATCCCACGGGCCTGGCCGCCACGGCCGACGAGCTGGAAAAGCTGGCCCGCGCCCTGCCGGACGGAACCCTGCTCGTGGTGGACGGAGCCTACGCGGAATTCGCCCGACCCGCCGAGGAATACGAGCTGGCCGGGCGGCTGGCCGACCTGGAAAACGTGGTCCTGCTGCGGACCTTCTCCAAGGCTTACGGCCTGGCCGGGCTGCGCCTGGGCTACGGGGTCATGCCGACCTGGCTGGCCTCCTACCTCCGCCGCGCGCGCATTCCGTTCACGGTCAATCTGCCAGCCGAGGCCGCCGGGCTGGCCGCGCTGGAGGACACGGTCTTCCTGAACGAAACCCTGCGCGTGGTCTTCGAGGGGCGGGACTACCTCGCCGGAGAGCTTGCGGCCCTGGGCTGCGAGGTCACGCCTTCCCAGTCCAACTTCTTGATGTTCAAGCCGCCGTGCGACGCGAACGAGCTCTTCGAGGGGCTCTTGCGGCGCGGCATCATCGTCCGGCCCCTGAAGAGCTTCGGCCTGCCGGAGCGCATCCGCGTGAACGTGGGCACGGACAGGGAAAATAAGGCATTCGTTGCCGCGCTGAAGGAGCTGCTGTAA